The genomic window TAATTCCGTCAAATCCTTTTTCTGCTAACTTTTTATAGCTTTTTGGCAAATACCCTTTTTTTACTCCTTTTGCAAATGCATACACAAACATTTCAGAACCTGATGCTTCAAGGTAATTTCCTTTTCTATTTCCAGCATCTGTAACTTGATACCATAATCCTGATTCATCTTGATATTTTGCAACGGCTTTCGAAACCTCATTCAAATACTGGATAAGTTCTTTTCTTTTCGGATTTTCTTTTGGCATAAAATCTAAAACATCAACCAAAGCCATCATGTACCAGCCTATAGATCGAGACCAAAAATTGGGTGAGGTTCCAGTTTCTTTATTCGCCCAATCCATTTTTTTACTTTCATCCCAAGCATGAAAAAGAAGACCCGTTTTTTGATCTAAAGTATGCAGGTGAATCTGCTCAAACTGTTTTACAATATCATCGAAGCTTTTTCCTTGTTCAAACTCGGCTGTATATTGTGCATAAAATGGAGTTCCCATATACAATCCATCTAGCCACATCTGATTTGGGTAAATCTTTTTATGCCAAAATCCTCCCGAATTTGTTCTCGGATGCGTTTCCAATTGTTTTCTTAAAAGCTGCAACGCTTTAAGATAACGATCATCTTTGGTTTGTTTATAAACTTCAAAAAGTCCTTTGCCAGCATTTATATAATCAATATTGTAATCTTCTAGTTTATAATTTAGAATATCGCCAGAATTGTTTATTACTGTTTCGTAATACTCTTTAACGTAATTGAAATAAATCGGATTCTGTGTTTTATTGTTCAGATTCTCAAAAGCGGTCATTATAAGACCTAGCTTATAATCCCATTTTGGTTTTTCGTTATTATCAATTTGCCAGGCTTTTGGGTCACGCTTCATAATAGAAAGAGCCATTCTTTCAGACCACTTCAAGTCTTTAGAAATAACAATTGTCGTTTCTTGAGCTATTGCATTCATAAATGAAAACAGAAGGCCAATAACCATGAGTGGTAATCCAAAATATTTTCTCTTTTTATTCATTAAAAAACATTTATTTATCTAGTTCGATTGCACTTAGTAAAAAAGCGCCCAATCCTATTGCACCATTTTCTTTTGTTTTGGAAGACAAATAATAATTGTTTGTTCCATCACGGAATGGTTTTCCGCCCAAACCTACATTCGATGAAACATTCAAAACATTAACTTCTCCTTTTTTGTCCACTTTTACAAATTCTTTTACAAAACTGTCAAATGATTTTTTTGCTGCTGTTTTGTAGCTTGACGCTAAATAACCTTTATTGGCTCCTTTTGCAAAAGCATAAATAATCATTCCAGAAGCAGATGGTTCTACATAATTTCCGTACAATTCTGGTTTATCAGCAACTTGATACCATAATCCTGAATCACTTTTGTACTGATTTACACTTTTTGAAATCTGATTCAAGTACTCTACCAAAACTTTATATTTTGGATGCGATTTTGGAAAATAATCTAACGTTTCCACCAATGCCACCATGTACCAGCCAATTCCTCTTCCCCAGATCGTTGGCGATGTTCCTGTTTGTTTATCTGCCCATGCGATTTCTTTACTTTCGTCCCAAGCTTGGTAAACCAAACCTGTTTTTTTGTCTACAATATGATTTTGAACCAATTCAAATTGTTTTGCAATATCATCTAAGCTTTTTCCTTTTTCGTACTTCACCGTAAACTGTGCATAAAAAGGTTCTGCCATGTACAAACCATCAATCCACATTTGGTTTGGATAAATCTGTTTGTGCCAGAATCCTCCGCTTGGTGTTCTTGGCTGGCTTTCTAACTGATTTCTCAATTTCCCGATAATCTGCAGATAGCGGGAATCTTTTGTAACATCATATAAATTAAACAGCAGTTTCCCCGGATTCAAACAATCGATATTGTATTCTTTAATATCATATTTTTTAATGTTTCCTGTACTGTCAATCATTCCATCAACATACTCTTGGATATAATTCAGGTATTTTTTATCGTTTGTCTTTTGATATAATTTTTCAAAACCAGACAATACAAAACCCATTTTATAATCCCATTTTGGTTTGTCGTTTCCATCGAGCTGCCATGCATTCGGATACTTGCTTAAAATAGAGAGTGCTGTTCGTTCTGACCATTTTAAATTGTACGGAATGACATTATCTGATACTTCAGCTTGATTTTGTGCAATTGCAAAAACACTAAAAAACAGAAATAACAATAGGACTGTTTTTTTATACTTCATACTTATGTTTTTTTTTTTGCCACTCCCGATAGCTATCGGGATAATGGATTATTTGGATTATTCTATGGCTGTTTTTTTAACACATAGATACATAGTTTAGAAAACTTAATAATAGGCGTTTCACTTGCAGTAACAAACATAGTGCGCTATGTGTAAGAAGCAAGCTTCTTTTTATATTCTTTTAAAGTATAGTAAATTCTATGTTTCTATGTGTTAAAATTATTCTCACGCAGATTTGGCAGATTTTTTTAAATCTTTTTAATCCTGTATCCCGATAGCTATCGGGAGTGGCAAATAACAATTTACATTTTCCCTTTTTTATTCAGCACTTCCAATTGCTTATCTAAATATTGCGCAAATTGTTCTTTTGTTTTGATTCCGTTTACTTCTTGTTCCCAAGCTCCTAAAAGGTAAAAAGTCACCGCTTTTGTAGTTGGTTTAAAAACTAAAAGATAATCTAAATCAGTATCTGCAATATTTTCGATAGTACTAATTTCATAAAAAATTGCCATTCCTAACTTATCTGGAACCAAAGATTGCTCTCCATAAGTTGCCAGATACGCCCATTTTTTGTTTTTGCTTTCTTTTTTAAGCAATTCAGCTGTTTTCTGTTTTACAATTCCAGTACAGATTCCTTTGATTGCTTGTGAAGCTTTAATAGTATGTTGCGTATATAATTGATCTGGTTTAATGGTCAATTCTGAAGTAAAATCAATTTTATCTGAAGCCGTTTTCCATCCATAATAATTCACTTTTACTGTAGATTCGTTCGATTTATTAGCTACTGTTGCAATAGTTGAATCTACTTCACGGAAGTGTAATTTTTCATTGTTTAAATAACGATCGATAGAACCAATTCCGATTCCTTTTCCTGCTTTTAAAATATCGGCTCCCCAATCGCTCATTTCATGGTACGAATCGAAACCGTCCTGTCCTACTTTTGGCAAAATATTTTCAAATGTCTTTTTTCCGAAGATATCAATTGCATTTCTCCAATCTAAATACAAACGATATCCAATTCTATTACTTTCCCAACCTGGGCCTTCGTAACGAATGTCAAAAGAATGATCGGTATGCTCTGGAGCTAGCTTCAATCTGTCCACATTTTTAAAAACAGTACCGCCTTTATACTTTCTTCCTTCCCATTTTCCGTCTGTTTTAGCAGATATTTCGGCATACGTTTTATTGGTTTTGATATCATACTTCTGCGCATTTATGGCTGTTAGACCTGCGAAAAATAAAACTGCTGTGGTGATTTTTGCTTTCATTTGTATTCTAAATTATTTAAAAATTGTATCTAAAAATCGTACGCTGTACGAGATTGTCTGTGTAAACCAAGGTTCGTAAAACCAAAATGAATGTGGCGAATCTGGAATGGTCTGCACTTCATTATAGATTTTATATTGATTCAAAATCTGAATCATATCGTCTCTTCCTGCATGAAATCTCGGAATGCTGCTGCAGATGTACAGGACAGGTGGTGTATTTTTGTCTGTATGACTCAATGCCGAAGCGTTTTTCCAGTTTTCAGGAATCTCATCTGATTTTCCTCCTAACCAAAATGCCGCCATATCTCCTTCTGAAGATTCTGGATGCTTGAATGCTAAAACACCGTCTACATCTATTATGGCGTGAACTTTTGACGAAGAACGGCTTTTAAAATTTTTATCTTCAAAAAACGGATCATTACTTGTTGTACCAATCAAAGCTGCCATTTGCCCTCCCGAAGAACATCCTAAAACCGCAATTTTGTTTGGATCTACATTAAATTTTTCCGCATTGTCTTTTATAAATTTTATAGCATTCTTTACATCAATAACTCCCGTTGGATATTTTGCTTCCAATGACAATCTGTATTCGATAGCAAAACAAGAATAGCCTTTTGCAGCTATTTCTTTTCCTATAAACTGCATTTGGTTTTTATTTCCCGATCTCCATCCTCCGCCATGAATCATAATTACGGCAGGATTCTTTCTCTTTTTAGTATTGATAAAAGCATCAAAATGCAAAACACGATCTTGTTCTTTATTATAAACTAAATCAAATATTTCTTTAACATCTGAATTTGCTTTTATTTCTGGAATTGTGATAAACGGATATTTCTTAATTAATTTAGCATAAGTGCTTTTAATGGTATACGATGTGTCGACCTTGTACTGCTGGCTTTGCATTACAATTACATTAAAAAACAACACTAAGATTAATTTAAAATTTCGCATTTCTACTCTTTACTTTTTAGTTAAGAAAGGAGTTCAACCTATAGTCAAACTCCTTTTTAACTACTTCAAAAAACATAGTTCTCAAAAAACTACCAATTACTAATAACCAGGATTTTGAGGAAAATCTTTATTTTGATTTAAATCCAAAGCAGATTGCGGTATTGGTCTTAAAATTTTAAGCTTACCATCAACACCAACAAAATTTGCTTCTTTAATTTTATAATTATAAGCTGAAGCTCTCGCTACCAATGTTCCTGTACGTTTTAAATCGAACCAACGTTTGTATTCGCCCAATAGTTCTCTTCCTCTTTCGTCAAGAATATAATCGATATTAAATTGAGCTAAAGTCGCATTGGCTACACCTGCTCTTCTTCTCACTTCATTTAAACGAGCTAAACCTGTTCCTGCATTTCCTGCTTTTAAATACGCTTCTGCCGCAATCAAATACGTTTCTCCAAGTCTTGAAACAATGATATCTCTTGTGCTTACAGGCCCTGTGCTTGATGGCGTCGTTGGGTCTGGATCGTCAAATTTCTTAACTGGAATAGTATAACAGTCTAAGTTTTTAATTAATGTATGTGCAGCAGAATATTCTCCCCAAGGATGATATACAAATGTTGCTGATAATCTAGAAGCGTTAGCTGTCATCCAAGTAGTTTTATCTGCCGCTGTAAACCATTTTGGTTCGTAAAAATGTCTCACTTTTAACGAAGCTGGATTTGAGCTTCTGTAATACGGATAATATAAAATAGTCTTTGTAACTCCGTTTGTTGTTTCTGGTCCTTCTACAATTTCAGTCATAAAAGTCGCATTCCATCTTGCATCACCTTTTTCGTATAAACCTAAAGCATAATCTGTCGGACATAAATTATAACTTCTTAATGGCGCTCCTGTTTCTGCTCCTCCTAAATAAGAACTGAAATAATAGAACTGGTTATTTCCTAATGTTGTAGGACTTGTACTTGTTGAAGCCTTATCATATTGTACAGAAAAAATCGTTTCTGCATTTAAATCGTTTCCTGGCTTAAACAATTGATCATAAGCTAATGCTAAAGTTTGTCCAGCAATTGCAGCATCTGCATAAGTGGCAGCTTTTGAAAAATCGTCTGCTTTACCAAAAGTTTCGTATCCTCTTGTTAAGTATACTTTTGCCAATAAATCGTTTACTGCTCTTTTATTTACTTTTCCAGATGTGTTGTAAGCAGCCGTTCCAACATTAGCCAAAGCAAAATCTAAATCTGCTATAATTTGCGTATATACTTCTTCAGCGCTGTTTCTCGTAAAAGACAAAACTGGACTTGTAATATTCTCGCTCACAATTGGCACGCCTCCATAAGTCTGAACCAATAAGAAATAAGCATTTGCTCTAAGAAATCTAGCCTCGCCTACTAATGTGTTAAGATTTGAAGTCTGTTCTGTTACTGTAGAATAATACACCGTTTTGTTTACAGACTGAATTAGCTGATAACATGAATTATACAAATCGGCAACATTATCTGAAGATGGAATTAAAAGCGCGTACTGACTTAAACCAGCTGGTTCTGGAGTTCTTCCTTCTGCATACATATCCGTACCTGCTTCAAAAAGCCATGGATTTCCGCCATAAATTCCTTTTAACCAAGCATAATTGGTATTAACTAGCAATTGAAAACCAGATGCTGTTTTATAAGTCCCGTCAGCAGGAACATTCGACAAGCTTTCCTCTTCAATATAATTGCTGCAAGAACTTAAGGTTCCTACTATGATTCCTAATAATATGATGAATTTTTTCATTTGATATCTTTATTAAAATTTAACACTTAATCCCAATTGTGTAGTCACTGATGCTGGACGGTTTACTCCAAAAGCAGCACCAGCCCATTCAGGATCATATCCATCAAAGTCTGTAAATACAAATGGGTCTAAAACATTTATATAAATCCTCAAATTACTGATTTTAAGTCTTTTCAATAATTCAGAATCTAATGTGTATCCTAAAGATATATTTTTAATTTTCACGTAAGAAACGTCTCTATAGTATCCAAATAAAGAAGTCCAGTATGCTCCAGCTCCTGTTGCTACAGGTCCTGGTCTTGGGTTTTCATTATTTGCATTAGCTGCAATTCCTGTTCCGTTTGTTGGAATAAAATAATCCATTGCCAATTTCTGACGTCCTCTATCGCTCACGTCAGCAAAGTTTTGGTGGAAAGTACTTAAAACTGTTTGTCCTTGACTTGTCAAAACTGAGAAGTTGAAATCGAAATTACCAACAGTTAATTTAGAATATAAACTTCCTTGCCATTCTGGATTTGCATTACCAATTACAGTTCTATCATCTTGGTTGAATTTACCATCTCCATTCAAATCTTTTGGTCTTGCTTGTCCAGGAGCCATTCCATAAGATGCCGCTTGTGCCGCTTCGCTTTCTTGCCAAACTCCATCATAAACGTAGTTGTAGTTTGGATTTAATTCTGATCCTAAGATTAATTTGTTACCAATATCACTTACTTGATCCTGATTGTAAATTGACTCTAATTTGTTTACGTTTTTAGTGAATGTAAAAGTAGTTTCCCAGTTTACATTTTTACTTTTAATATTTTTAGTAGTCAACAATACTTCAACCCCTTTGTTGCTAACTGAACCAACGTTAGCATACGTATTTTTCCAGCCAGTTTCTGCTGGTAATTGCTGTTTGTAAATTAATTTATCTGATAGTCTGTCGTAAACGTCTACAGAACCTGTAATTCTATTATTCAAGAATCCGTAGTCAAGACCAAAGTTTAACTCACGTGTTTTTTCCCAAGTTAAATTTTGATTCGCTAAATTTTCAGACTGCCATCCCGCAACCACATTAGCTCCGTTTGCATAAAAAGTCTGCTGGTTTAATAAAGCCTGAGACGTATAAGGCGCAACATTATCGTTTCCTGTATATCCTAAACTCGCACGAAGTTTTAAATCTGAAACAACTGAGCTATTTGCTAAGAAAGATTCTTTACTAATTTTCCATCCTAAAGCTACAGAAGGGAAACTCTGCCATTTATTACCTTCAGATAAAACAGAAGAACCATCCCATCTTGTAGAAGCTGTCAATAAATATTTGTCTTTAAAAGTATAATTTAAACGAACCGCATAAGAGCTTAAAGTATTCTTTTGATAGCCTGAACTTATGTTGTAACTCGTTTGAACACCTGACCCCATATTATTCGACCCAACATCAAAAGGCTGATTGTTAGAATATAAATAAGATGTTTCATCTACATTTGAATACAAACTCTGCAATAATAAAACGCTAAAATCATGCACTTCATTAAATGTGTGCTTTAAATCGATCTGGTTATCCCAAGTATAATTAAAGTTATTGAAGTTTTTAATTGATGCTGAGTTTTTACCATTTAACGTTACACCTGCATTGGTCTGCGCTTTATAAGCTGCACTGGTAACTGTATTTTCTATACCTCCAGCAAATGTTGTTTTAAATGAAAGCCATTTTAAAGGCTGGTATTGGAAGAAAACATTTCCGACAGTTTGCCATGTTTTTTCTGTTTGAGAAGAATTAGCAATTTCCATTAATGGGTTAACTGTTGAAGTCTTATTGATAGCCCATGAACCATCAGGGTAAGTTAATTTTCCTGGAAGGAAAAATAAAGTTCCTACTTTTTCATTTCCTTGTGCATCAACAGCCCAAGGTGACATTAACGGACTTAATCTAAAAGCGTCCTGCATTGCTAAATCACTTCCCAATTGTGTGTCAAGACGTGCAACCGTAATATTGGCTCCTGTAGTAAATTTATCGTTGATTTTATGATTTAATCCTAGTTTAAAAGAATACTTATCAGTTGAATCATTTTCGATGAGTCCCTCGTCACTCTGAACACCGAATCCTAAGTTGTAGCTCAAACCAGAATCTGAACGTCCTGTAACATTTAAATAATTGTTTTGAGTCATACCCGGTTTAAGAACAGCGTCTGTCCAGTCAAAATTATAACCACTGTTAGCGCGAGAAACTAATAATGGACTCTGATTTCCTGCTAAAGCTGCTAATTGTGCTGGTGTTTGTGTCAACGGAGTTGCGCTCATATAAGCAACCTGATGAAATTTCCACCATTCTTCTCCATTCATCATTTTTGGCATTCTAACGGCAGTTTTATTACCGTAAGAAGTATCAAAAGTCACGTTGATTCCAGATTTTACATTGGCACCGCTTTTTGTCGTTACGATAATAACACCGCTTGCTCCTCTAGAACCATAAATTGCAGCCGAAGAAGCATCTTTTAAAACGTCCATTCTAGAAATATCCTGTGGGTTCAAAAAGTCAATATTATCAACTGGAACACCATCTACGATATATAAAGGTGATGATCCAACTAATGAGTTATTTCCTCTGATTACTACTTTGTACCCATCTCCCGCACGTCCTGAAGCTGATGAAATCTGAACCCCTGGAGTACTTCCTTGAATCGCCTCAAGTGGACTTGTAGTATTTCTTTCTGTGATAGTTGCTGCGCTGATTGTACTAACAGATCCAGTAAGATCAGTCTTTTTTACAGAACCGTATCCCACAACAACAACTTCGTTTAATGAATTGGATTGTTCTGCAAGAGTCACGTTGATTTTAGATTTTCCAGCAACACTTACTTCTTGTGTCTGAAATCCTAAATAGCTAATTATTAAAGTTGCTTTACTGTTTGATACATTAATTTTGAAACTTCCTTCAAAATCTGTCGAAGTTCCATTTTTAGTTCCCTTTTCATTAATGTTTACCCCTGGCAGTGACATACCAGTAGCGTCGGTAATCTTCCCTTCAATTGTGGTTGACTGCGCATATATAGAGCTGCACAGTAAAAAATTCAGGAAAAAGAAAAATACAAAGTACTTATCTTTTTTCTCAGATAATTGTTTAATACTCATGTGGTTTAATGTTTGGTTAATTGATAGTGTTTTAGTTGTTAATAGATTCTACTTTTTTCTCATTGATATAGGTATTTATAAAATTTATGTTTTTGACGTTTTTTAATAAATAGAGCGAGTCTACTTTTTGAATTTTTACATTTTTCAGCGTAATATTCTCGACAGGCGATTCTTTGTAACCTTCTGCCCAAACGCTGTATTTGCCACCGTTTTTTACCGTTACATTCTCTAAACTTACATTTCTGATTGTTGGTATAAAGTTTCCTGTCTGAGATCCGTAGACATTGTAAAACATATTCAATTTTAGAACACATTCTTTTACGGTTCCAACTTCCAGATTTCTGACGTAGATATTCTCAATGATTCCGCCTCTTTTTGAATTGGTTTTGATGCGAATGGCGCGATCCAAATTTGGACTATCCATTACACAATTTTCAACAAATACATTATTTACTCCAGCCGAAATTTCGCTTCCAATTACAACTCCTCCGTGGCCGTCAATCATTTTGCAATTTTGCACAATAATGTTTTTACTTGGTATTGCTACTCTTCTTCCGTCTCCATCACGACCTGCTTTAATTGCAATACAATCATCTCCCGTATTGAAAGTACAGTTTCTAATTACGATATTTTGTGAATATTCAGGATCGCAGCCATCATTGTTCGGACCATGGCTATTAACCGTTACACCGTCAATAATCATGTTGTTTGTTTTTATCGGATGTAAAATCCAAAATGGCGAATTGATAATTTTAATGTCTTTTACTAAAGCAGTATTACATTCAAAAAACTCAATAAAATTTGGTCTTAAATAACGTCCTTCTCCAAAAACTCTTTCAGAAACTGGAATTCCTTTTTCGGCCATATCAACTAAAACTTCACGATTTGTCGGGTCATTTTGAGACGGAATGCCTTTCTTCCAGCCGTAGTTTTTTCCTCCAGACCAAATCCACCAGTTTGTGCTGTCGCCTTGACCATTTAAAGTGCCTTTTCCTGTAACCGCAATATTAGTTTTGTTTTTTGCATAAATAAGCGGAGAATAATTCATCACTTCGGTTCCTTCCCAAGAAGTATGAACAATCGGATAATCTTTCGGATTTAAACTGAAGAGAATCTCAGCATGATCCTCTAAATGCAGATTGACATTACTTTCTAAATGAATGGCTCCTGTTAAATATTTTCCATTTGGAACTAAAACTTTCCCACCGCCATTTGCTGCACATTCTTTTATAGCTTTCTGAAATGCTAAAGTGTTTAACGTTTTTCCATCAGCAACAGCACCAAAATCGTTGATATTATATACTTTATCTGAAAAATGCACCTGTGGAATACTTTTTATAACCAAATCCATTGTTTTCCATGGATTCTCTGAAGAAACCGAAGAAGAATGTCTTGCGCATGATAGCATTAAAAGCCCTAAAAAGGCTAAAAAAAGAATCTTTTTTATTGTGACTATCTTATTTGTAATCATTTGCACAGATTTTTCTTGTTTTATGACCAAAAACATCATGTTTTATGTAATCGATTACACGAAAGTAGAAAAATAGTTCTGAGACACCAAATTAATTTAGAAAAAAATTATATATTTAATTTTTATTACAAATTTTAATTACATTTAATGCAAAAATTTAGATAATTTATTATCATTGTAAAACCTAAAACGTTTGAGTTTTAAATTATGGTAATCGATAACAATATTTATTGCGTAATGAAAAAAAATGTACTTTTGTTTAAAAATAATTCGATAAACTTTTTTTGAATGAGTGAAAAAGTAACTATTTACGATATTGCTGAAAAATTAAACATCACAGCTGCAACCGTTTCCAGAGCGTTAAACAATAATCCTAAAATAAAGGAAGCAACGCGTGAGTTGGTTATTAAAACTGCCGCTGCGATGAACTACAAGCAAAATAAACTCGCGCTAGCTTTAAAGAGTGGCCGAAGTAATAATATCGGAGTTATTGTGCCGCGTATTGACAGCAATTTTTTCGCCTCGGTTATTCGGGGAATCGAGGAAGAGCTTTATCCGCACGGTTATCAGGTTATTATCTGCCAGACTCACGAAAGCATTAAAAGGGAAAATGAAAACCTCCATACACTTGTAGATGCGCAGGTTGATGGTATCATGATGTCGGTTACTGGTATTTCAGACGAGAATGACAGTGCTTTCAGAAATGTACTGGAGAAAAATGTACCGCTAATATTTTTTGATAGAAGCAAACACATTGACGGTGTAAGTTCTGTAACTATTAATGACTTTAAAGGCGGTTATTTAGCCACAAAGCATTTAATTGATGAAGGTTGCAGAAACATTGCTCATTTCTCTGGAGACCAATCGTTAGATATTTTCAAAAACAGGTTTTTAGGATACAAACAAGCCTTATTGGACAACGGACTTCCTTTTAATGAAGAATATGTTATTTTTACCAAAAGTAGCGTAGATGCTGGTAAAGAGGCTGTCGATAAACTTTTGCAATTGCAAACTCCACCTGACGCTATTTTTTCTTCGAGTGATTTTGCAGCACTGGGAGCAATTCAAGAATTAAAAGAGCGAAACATCAGTATTCCAAGTGAGTTTTGTGTTGCTGGTTTCAGTAACGAACCTTTTACTAAATTTATGGAATTATCTATTACTTCTGTAGATCAATCGCCGCTTGAAATGGGAAGAATGTCTGCTCGTGTTTTCTTAGAACAGGTAGATAAAACAGATACTATTAAAATTGAAAAAAAGGTTGTCCTTGCACCAGAATTACATATTCGTAAATCTTCTACGAGAACAAATTTCTAGCAAAAAATACAATTTTAAACCATATAAGTTATATAAGATAATTTAAGTTTTATCTAAACATATAATTTATATGGTTTTTCTTTTGCTAAAAAAAAAGTCCATCTAAAAAGCAAACTTTTAAATGGACTTATATAACTTATATGGTTTAAAAATTACAATGAAACTCCTCTTTTCCAAGGAATAAAATCATTCTGATTTAAAATAGCAGCTTTTGTTTTAATGTTACCGCTGGCAACATCAATAATAAACTCAAGCATTTCGTCTGCCATTTCGTCAATAGATTTTTCGCCTGTAATAATTCCTCCAGTATCAATATCGATAATATCAGACATTTTGTTTGCTAATTGTGTGTTTGATGAAATCTTTACAACTGGCGCAATTGGATTTCCTGTTGGAGTTCCTAAACCTGTTGTAAACAATACCATATTGGCTCCAGAACCCACCATAGCCGTTGTACATTCTACGTCATTTCCTGGCGTACATAACAATGTAAAACCTGGTTCGCTAATATATTCTCCATAATCGTAAACACCTCTAATTGGTGATGTTCCACCTTTTTTAGCAGCACCAGCCGATTTCATAGCATCTG from Flavobacterium sp. KACC 22763 includes these protein-coding regions:
- a CDS encoding glycoside hydrolase family 28 protein: MITNKIVTIKKILFLAFLGLLMLSCARHSSSVSSENPWKTMDLVIKSIPQVHFSDKVYNINDFGAVADGKTLNTLAFQKAIKECAANGGGKVLVPNGKYLTGAIHLESNVNLHLEDHAEILFSLNPKDYPIVHTSWEGTEVMNYSPLIYAKNKTNIAVTGKGTLNGQGDSTNWWIWSGGKNYGWKKGIPSQNDPTNREVLVDMAEKGIPVSERVFGEGRYLRPNFIEFFECNTALVKDIKIINSPFWILHPIKTNNMIIDGVTVNSHGPNNDGCDPEYSQNIVIRNCTFNTGDDCIAIKAGRDGDGRRVAIPSKNIIVQNCKMIDGHGGVVIGSEISAGVNNVFVENCVMDSPNLDRAIRIKTNSKRGGIIENIYVRNLEVGTVKECVLKLNMFYNVYGSQTGNFIPTIRNVSLENVTVKNGGKYSVWAEGYKESPVENITLKNVKIQKVDSLYLLKNVKNINFINTYINEKKVESINN
- a CDS encoding SusC/RagA family TonB-linked outer membrane protein is translated as MSIKQLSEKKDKYFVFFFFLNFLLCSSIYAQSTTIEGKITDATGMSLPGVNINEKGTKNGTSTDFEGSFKINVSNSKATLIISYLGFQTQEVSVAGKSKINVTLAEQSNSLNEVVVVGYGSVKKTDLTGSVSTISAATITERNTTSPLEAIQGSTPGVQISSASGRAGDGYKVVIRGNNSLVGSSPLYIVDGVPVDNIDFLNPQDISRMDVLKDASSAAIYGSRGASGVIIVTTKSGANVKSGINVTFDTSYGNKTAVRMPKMMNGEEWWKFHQVAYMSATPLTQTPAQLAALAGNQSPLLVSRANSGYNFDWTDAVLKPGMTQNNYLNVTGRSDSGLSYNLGFGVQSDEGLIENDSTDKYSFKLGLNHKINDKFTTGANITVARLDTQLGSDLAMQDAFRLSPLMSPWAVDAQGNEKVGTLFFLPGKLTYPDGSWAINKTSTVNPLMEIANSSQTEKTWQTVGNVFFQYQPLKWLSFKTTFAGGIENTVTSAAYKAQTNAGVTLNGKNSASIKNFNNFNYTWDNQIDLKHTFNEVHDFSVLLLQSLYSNVDETSYLYSNNQPFDVGSNNMGSGVQTSYNISSGYQKNTLSSYAVRLNYTFKDKYLLTASTRWDGSSVLSEGNKWQSFPSVALGWKISKESFLANSSVVSDLKLRASLGYTGNDNVAPYTSQALLNQQTFYANGANVVAGWQSENLANQNLTWEKTRELNFGLDYGFLNNRITGSVDVYDRLSDKLIYKQQLPAETGWKNTYANVGSVSNKGVEVLLTTKNIKSKNVNWETTFTFTKNVNKLESIYNQDQVSDIGNKLILGSELNPNYNYVYDGVWQESEAAQAASYGMAPGQARPKDLNGDGKFNQDDRTVIGNANPEWQGSLYSKLTVGNFDFNFSVLTSQGQTVLSTFHQNFADVSDRGRQKLAMDYFIPTNGTGIAANANNENPRPGPVATGAGAYWTSLFGYYRDVSYVKIKNISLGYTLDSELLKRLKISNLRIYINVLDPFVFTDFDGYDPEWAGAAFGVNRPASVTTQLGLSVKF
- a CDS encoding LacI family DNA-binding transcriptional regulator, which codes for MSEKVTIYDIAEKLNITAATVSRALNNNPKIKEATRELVIKTAAAMNYKQNKLALALKSGRSNNIGVIVPRIDSNFFASVIRGIEEELYPHGYQVIICQTHESIKRENENLHTLVDAQVDGIMMSVTGISDENDSAFRNVLEKNVPLIFFDRSKHIDGVSSVTINDFKGGYLATKHLIDEGCRNIAHFSGDQSLDIFKNRFLGYKQALLDNGLPFNEEYVIFTKSSVDAGKEAVDKLLQLQTPPDAIFSSSDFAALGAIQELKERNISIPSEFCVAGFSNEPFTKFMELSITSVDQSPLEMGRMSARVFLEQVDKTDTIKIEKKVVLAPELHIRKSSTRTNF